The nucleotide sequence CAGCGGCAGCGGCCACGGCCGCAGCGAACGCCGCACCGTCCAGCTCGCACCCCTGGGCGATTTCCTCGGCTACCCGGCCATCGACTTCCCCCACGCCAGCCACGCGTTCCTCATCGAGCGCTACACCACCCACCACACCAGCCGGAAACGCTCCGCCCACGCCGCGCTGGGCCTCACCAGCCTCACCGGCCGCTACGCCCACCCCGCCCACATCGGAGACTATGTCCGCAGCCACTGGCACATCGAAAACAAACTCCACTGGGTCCGCGACGTCACCTACAAAGAAGACCAATCCCGAACCCGCACAGGAACCGCACCCCGAGTCATGGCCAGCCTCCGCAACCTCGCCACCAGCACACACCGCCACACCGGCCACACCAACATCGCCCAAGCACTCCCCCACACCGCCCGCAACACCACCCGAGCCCTCACCCTGCTCGCAATACCCACCTGACCAGCACAAAGACTTTGCCGGAGCCGTGCTGGGAGAGGCGGGGGATGTTCTGGGGCCGTCGGTGTGCAGCCGGCCACGGCCGGGCGGTTGCGCCACGCGCCGTCTGGCGACCGAGGCCCGGCTCCGGGAAGCTGGTCCCGGAGGAGGTGCGCTATGCCCGGCTTCCCGCTCGAACTCCGCCCACCCTCGTTCGACCTGGCCGAGCTGGTCGGCCGGAAGACCGACGAGGCCACGGCCCGCTGTGAGCGTGACGGCTTCCAGGTGCAAGTCTTCGACATCGAGAAACCCTCGGCGGTCACGCTGGAACTGCGCCGGAACCGCATCCGCCTCCACGTGCGGCGAGGTGTCGTCGAGGACTGCCACCAGGGCTGACCAGTGAACCTCCCGGTCCGCATGATGTCCATCACCCGGGACTGAACTCCCGCAGAGCGGGAAGAACCGGGTAACGTGCGTTGACTTACCGATCCAAGAGGGAAGGACCGGGCATGTTCCGCAAGGTTCTGGTGGCCAACCGCGGGGAGATCGCGATCCGGGCGTTCCGCGCCGGCTACGAACTCGGTGCCGGCACGGTTGCCGTGTTTCCGCACGAAGACCGCAACTCGCTGCACCGGCTGAAGGCCGACGAGGCGTACGAGATCGGCGAACCCGGTCACCCCGTGCGCGCCTACCTCTCGGTCGACGAGATCGTCGCCGCCGCGAAGAAGGCCGGTGCCGATGCCGTCTACCCCGGTTACGGCTTCCTCTCGGAGAACCCCGATCTCGCGCGCGCGTGCGAGGAAGCGGGGATCACCTTCGTCGGGCCGAGCGCCGACATCCTCGAACTCACCGGTAACAAGGCCCGCGCGGTCAAGGCCGCGCGCGAGGCCGGCGTGCCCGTGCTCGGCTCGTCCGAGCCGTCCAGTGACGTCGACGCCCTGGTCGCGGCGGCCGAAGACCTCGGCTTCCCCGTCTTCGTCAAGGCCGTCGCCGGGGGTGGCGGGCGCGGGATGCGCCGGGTCGAGGACCCCGCCGTGCTGCGCGAGTCCATCGAGGCCGCCGCGCGCGAGGCCGAGTCCGCCTTCGGCGACCCCACCGTCTTCCTCGAGAAGGCCGTCGTCGAGCCGCGGCACATCGAGGTGCAGATCCTCGCCGACGGCGCGGGCAACATCATCCACCTCTACGAGCGCGACTGCTCGGTGCAGCGGCGCCACCAGAAGGTCGTCGAGCTCGCCCCGGCGCCGAACCTCGACCCCGAGCTGCGGGACCGGATCTGCGCGGACGCCGTCAAGTTCGCCAAGCAGATCGGCTACCGCAACGCCGGCACCGTCGAGTTCCTGCTCGACAAGCAGGGCAACCACGTCTTCATCGAGATGAACCCGCGCATCCAGGTCGAGCACACGGTCACCGAAGAGGTCACCGACGTCGACCTGGTCCAGTCGCAGCTGCGGATCGCCTCCGGCGAGACCCTCGACGACCTCGGCCTGAGCCAGGACAAGATCTACCTGCGCGGCGCCGCGCTGCAGTGCCGCATCACCACCGAGGACCCGGCCAACGGCTTCCGCCCGGACACCGGGATGATCTCCGCCTACCGCTCGCCGGGCGGCTCGGGCATCCGGCTCGACGGCGGCACCGCCTTCTCCGGCACCGAGATCAGCGCCCACTTCGACTCGCTGCTGGTCAAGCTCACCTGCCGCGGACGGGACTTCAAGACCGCCGTCGGCCGCGCGCGCCGCGCCGTCGCCGAGTTCCGGATCCGCGGGGTCGCCACGAACATCCCGTTCCTGCAGGCCGTCCTCGACGACCCGGACTTCCGCGCCGGGCGCGTCACGACGTCGTTCATCGAGGAACGCCCGCACCTGCTCACCGCCCGGACCTCGGCCGACCGCGGCACGAAGCTGCTGACCTACCTCGCCGACCAGACGGTCAACAAGCCGCACGGCGAACGCCCGAAGACCCCGGACGCCACGCTGAAGCTGCCGAAGCTGCCGAAGGACGCCGAGCCGGCGCCGGGCTCGAAGCAGAAGCTCGCCGAGCTGGGCCCGGCCGGGTTCGCGGAGTGGCTGCGGAAGTCGCCGCACATCGGCGTCACCGACACGACGTTCCGCGACGCGCACCAGTCGCTGCTCGCCACCCGCGTCCGCACGAAGGACCTCCTCGCGGTGGCACCGGTCGTCGCGAACACGCTGCCCCAGCTGCTTTCCCTGGAGTGCTGGGGCGGCGCGACCTACGACGTCGCGCTGCGGTTCCTCGCCGAGGACCCGTGGGAGCGGCTGGCCGCGCTGCGCGAGGCCGTGCCGAACATCTGCCTGCAGATGCTGCTGCGCGGGCGCAACACCGTCGGGTACACGCCGTACCCCACCGAGGTGACGAACGCCTTCGTCGAAGAAGCGACCAAGACCGGCATCGACATCTTCCGGATCTTCGACGCGCTCAACGACGTCGAGCAGATGCGCCCGGCCATCGAAGCCGTGCGGGAGACCGGGTCCGCGGTCGCCGAGGTGGCGCTCTGCTACACCTCGGACCTGTCCGACCCGGCCGAGAAGCTCTACACGCTCGACTACTACCTCAAGCTGGCCGAGCAGATCGTCGGCGCCGGGGCGCACGTCCTGGCGATCAAGGACATGGCCGGGCTGCTGCGCGCGCCCGCGGCGACCAAGCTGGTCACCGCGCTGCGCAAGGAGTTCGACCTGCCGGTGCACATCCACACCCACGACACCGCGGGCGGCCAGCTGGCCACCTACCTCGCGGCGATCAACGCGGGCGCGGACGCCGTCGACGGCGCGGTCTCGTCGATGGCGGGCACGACGTCGCAGCCGTCGCTGTCGTCGATCGTGGCGGCCACCGACCACTCCGCCCGCACCACCGGGCTCGACCTGCGGGCGATCGGCGACCTGGAGCCGTACTGGGAGAGCGTGCGCAAGATCTACGGGCCGTTCGAGGCCGGGCTGGCCTCGCCGACCGGGCGCGTCTACGACCACGAGATCCCCGGCGGCCAGCTGTCGAACCTGCGCACCCAGGCCATCGCGCTCGGCTTGGGCGACCGGTTCGAAGACATCGAGGCGATGTACGCCGCCGCGGACAAGATCCTCGGCCACCTGGTCAAGGTGACGCCGTCGTCCAAGGTCGTCGGCGACCTCGCGCTGCACCTGGTCGGCGCGGGCGTCTCGCCGGCCGACTTCGAGGCGGAGCCGAACAAGTTCGACATCCCCGACTCGGTGATCGGCTTCCTGCGCGGCGAGCTCGGCGACCCGCCGGGCGGCTGGCCGGAGCCGTTCCGCACCAAGGCCCTGGAGGGCCGGGCCGCCGCGAAGCCGGTCGCCGAACTGTCCGAAGAGGACCGCACAGCGCTTTCCGAGCACCCCCGGCGGACGCTCAACCGGCTGCTGTTCCCCGGCCCGACGAAGGAGTTCGAGGCGCACCGCGAGGCCTACGGCGACACGTCGGTGCTGCCCAGCAAGGACTTCTTCTACGGGCTGCGGCCGGGGGAGGAGTACCCGGTCGACCTCGAGCCGGGCGTTCGGCTGCTCATCGAGCTGGAGGCGATCGGCGAGGCCGACGAGCGCGGCGTGCGCACGGTGATGTCGACGCTGAACGGCCAGCTGCGGCCGATCCAGATCCGCGACCGCTCGATCGCCTCGGACATCCCGGCGACGGAGAAGGCCGAGAAGGGCAACCCGAAGCAGATCGCGGCGCCGTTCGCGGGCGTGGTCACGCTGCAGGTCGCCGAGGGTGACACGGTCGAAGCCGGGGCGACGGTCGCGACGATCGAGGCGATGAAGATGGAGGCCTCGATCACGGCGCCGGCCGGCGGCAAGGTGGCCCGGCGGGCGATCACCGCGGTGCAGCAGGTCGAGGGCGGTGACCTTCTGCTGGTGCTCGAGTGAGCGATACGCTCGGCGGGTGCTGATCAACGCGGTACCGCAACGGCAAGGCGCGGTGGGACCGCGCGCGGCGGAGCTGCCGGACGGCTGCGTGGCGCTCTCGGAGCTGGCCGGGCACGTGCTCGGCCGGCCGGTGCACCACGTCCGGCAGACGCGTTCGGTGTCCGAAGTGGACCGTGGGATCGCGGCCCGTGCCGTGCTGACCGGCGCGAACCGCGCGGCCCAGCTGGCGGCCCTGGAGGCGCCGGGCGGCCCGGTGCTGACGATCGGCGGTGACTGCGGCGTCGAGCTGGTGCCGATCGGCGTGGCCCGCTTCCGCCACGGGCCCGGGCTGGGCGTCGCGTGGTTCGACGCCCACCCGGACCTGAACACGGCGGACTCGTCGCCCTCGGGGGCGTTCCACGGCATGGTGCTGCGGTCGCTGTTCGGCGAGGGCGACCCGGAGTTCGCCGCGGACCCGGCCCTGACTCCGGGGAACGTCTTCCTCGCCGGGACACGGGCGTTCGACCCGGAGGAACGGGCGGCGGTGGCCCGCGGGCTGGTGGTGACGTCGGTCGAGGCGCTGACGGCCGTCGAAAAGCTGTACGTGCACGTGGATCTGGACGTGCTGGACCCGGGCGAGTTCGCGGGCTTGAACTACCCGGAGCCGGACGGCTGGACGATCGCGCGGCTGGTGTCGGAACTGGACGCGCTGGCCCGGTTCGAGGTGGTCGGCGCGGGGATCACCGAGTGCGTGGGGACGCCGCGTGAAGTCGAGGTCCTGGAGCCGGTGCTGGCGGCGATCGGCCGCCTGCTCGGCTGAGCCTTCACCGGCTCCGCTCCGGTTCGTAGGCGGCGCGGATCGCGGCGACCGCCGCCGCCTCGTCCGCGCCCAGGTCCTGGGCCTGGGCCGCGAACTCCGCCGCCGCGGCGGCCAGGAGCGCCGCGCGGTCCGGGCGGCCCGACGGGACCGTCACCACCGTGCCGCGCGCCCGGGCCGTGGCCACCCAGCCCGCCGTCTCCAGCTCGCGGTACGCCCGGGCCACCGTTCCCGACGCCAGCCCGAGGTCCCGCGCCAGCTGGCGGATCGGCGGCAGCCGGGCCCCCTCCGGCAGCACCCCCGTCGTCACCGCGCGGATCACCTGGTCGTGCACCTGCCGCCAAGGGGCCACGCCGTTCTCGGTGTCGACGACGATCTTCACGCCGCCGCCGGCAGGCGTTTCGCCGGGGCCGTCACCGCCAGGAACCCCGCCAAGCCCGCCACGACCGCCAGGAACGAGACCAGGTTGCCGGCCGGCCAGCCGACCGCCGTGCACGCGCCGATGCCCAGCCCGATCGCCACCCGCGCGCTGCGGCAGCGCAGCGCCAGGTCGGCGCGCGGGGCACCGGCCGGCGGGCGGCGCACCGCCAGCAGCGTGATCGCCGCGCTGACCACCACCGTGCCCGCGGCCACCGCCAGCAGCTTCCACTGCGCGGTCAGGCCGAGGTGCACCATCGATCCCGCGGCCGCCAGCCCGCCGAGCACCAGCACCCACACCGGGACGACCCCCAGCAGCGTCCGCGGCGCCAGATCGGCTTCGCGGCGCGGACCGCGGGACGGCCGCTGCGCCAGCAGCTCGGCGATCAGGCCGCCCAGCAGCAGCGTGGTGAGGATCGAGCCCAGCCCCCGGTCGTCGAGCAGCGGCGGGATCGCGAGGAACAGCCACGGGTACCAGAGCCGGCGCCGCTTGAGGTACCGGACGGCGAGCTCGACCTCCCCGTCGTCGGGTTCGGCGACGCCCCAGCGCTTCAGCAAGCGCTTACCGTGCTTCTTCCCCGGCCAGAGCACGATCAGGATCACCAGGCCGAACACGCCCATGATGGCCGCGACCAAGAGCATGTTGTCGAGCTGCAGCATCACCGCTCCTCTCGCTTGTATCAACCACACGATACAAGATGCGGGCGTAACCGCAGCGCGAGCCGGTCGTTGGAGGTTCGTCCGTTCGTACGCACGTTCAGGTGCAGTCGGCGGGACACTTGTGAGCTGACCGCAGCCAGGCCGCGTGAATTTGTCACCGCGGTGACAAGAAATCGGTTTTCCTTCACGGGTGTGACACGTTTGGCGTTAGTTTTTCGATGTGTCGGTTGTCACCCGGGCAACAAGCCCGGGTGCCCGGCCGCGAGGTGCCCCGCGACCGGTGTCCTGGGGGCGGAACGAAGGAGCTGCAATGTCGGTGGAGCGCGGATTCGATCACGCTGCGCCGCCGCCACCCGCCGCTCTGCCGCGCAAGCTCGCCGACATCCTGCGCCCCGAGCTGGCCAGCCTCGCCGCCGAAATCGTCGAAGAGATCCGCGCGACCATCCCGGCCTACGCGCGCCCGCTCGACGGGCCCTACGGCAAGTCGATCCGGGCCGGCGTCGAATACGCGATCACGCTGTTCGTCGCGCAGATCGCCGACCCCACGGTGTCGAAGGAACAGTCCCACGAGGTGCACCACCGGCTGGGGCAGAACGAAATGCGCGAGGGCCGCAGCCTCGACACGCTGCAGTCGGCCTACCGCGTCGGCGCGCGGGTGTCGTGGCGGCGCATCATGCGCGTCGGGCGGCGCAGCGGCCTGTCGTCGGCGGTGATGTCCCAGCTGGCCGACGCGATGCTGGCGTTCATGGACGAGCTCGCCTCGGTCGCGCTCGACGGCTACCTCGAGGCGAAGGCGCGCACGGCGGGCGCGCTGGACACCTGGCGCCGCAAGCTGCTCCACCTGATCCTCGAGACGCCGCCCGCGTCCCCGAAAGCGATTGCCGAGCTGGCCCAGCTGATCGGCTGGCCGGTGCCGTCCGACGCGACGCCGGTGGCGATCTGCCCGGCCAGTGGCGTCGCCCCGGCCCGGCGGCACGCCGGGCTGGACGCGGACGTCCTCGCCGAACTCGACACGCCCGACCCGAAACTCGTCGTCCCGGGCGAGCTGAGCAGCGCCCGGCTGGCGGCGCTGCAGGTGGCGCTGCCGGACTGCCGCCTGTCGATCGGCCCGTGCGTCCCGCTCGCTTCGGTGGCGGATTCCCTGCGCTGGGCCCGGAACGCGCTGCAGCTGGCCGAGCGCGGCGTCCTGGCGGCGCGCCCGGTGCTGCGAGCGGAGGAGCACCTGGCTACGCTGCTGGTCAACTCCGACACGGGCCTGGTCGGCACGCTGCGGCACCGGCTGTTCGCGCCGCTGGCGGAGATGACGGGCAAGCAGCAGGAGCGGCTGCTGGAGACGCTGCGGGCGTGGCTGGACAGCCAGGGCAACGTGGTGGAGATCGCCGAGCGCCTTGGCGTCCACCCGCAGACGGTCCGCTACCGCATGCGCCAGCTGCAGGCGACGTTCGGCGAGAGTCTCCGTGACCCGGCGGCGCGCTTCGAGATGGAGCTGGCGTTGCGCGCGGGGGCGGCGCCGATGCCGTTGCGGTACCCGGTGAGCGAGCTGCTGCCGTCGCCGCGGTCAGGCGGGTCGCGTCCACAGTGGACGTCGCAGTAGCGCGGTCCGGCGGACGGTTGTCCGGGCGGCCTCGGCAACGACTTCAATGTCCTGGTAGGACAGTTCATCGGCGAGTCCCAGACTTCCACCATGTGGTTCCGTGCGGCGAAGGGCGGGGAGCCGGACCCGCCGGAACTGGGTCGCCCTCTCGTCGAGGGACGCCAACGCACGCGCCGCCGAAATGCAGGCGGAACGCACCGGCCGGTGAGGGCGCGCGTCCACACCGGACTTCGCCATACCCCGTCAGGTCACCGGGATCGACGGGCTGAACTCCGGGTTCTGCGGCGGGTTCGTCACCCTGATGTTGCACGTCATGGTCCACGGGTTCCACACACCGGTGGACTTCTTGTGGACCTCGAGGGTGAAGGTGGCCGTGGTGGTGACCTTGACCGTGGCCGTGCCGGGCGGGCCCGCGGTCAGTGACGGCACCACCGCACCCGGCCCCTGCTCGAACTGGATCTCGAAGGCGCCACCGGCGGGATAGATCTGCTCGGGCACGGTCAGCCCGGTGGCCGACGGCCCGGAGAGCGTCGCGCCGGTCGCTGACAGGCCCAGGTCGACGTGGCCGCGGAAGCCGTCGTAGCCGTAGGCGGTCAAGATCGCGTGGGGACCCGCTTCGAACCGCACGCCGCCACCCACGCCGGCCGGCGTGACCGTGGTGCCCGAGGCGACGGAGTCCGGGGCGTCGAACCGGGTTGTCATGGTCCCGGGTTGCGGGGTGACGCCCGGGAGCAGGTCGCAGGCGTTGATGACGGGACCGGTCTGGTACGTGACGGTCGCGGCGGATGCCGGGCCGGCCATGGGCACCGCCATCGCGGCGGCGCACGAAACCGTGGTGAGGACGCGCAGGATCATCCGACTCCCCTTCGAATTGTCCACAATGGATGCTACCCTTGGGAAGCTGCGTCAGCCGATCACGATGGCCGGCTGGAACGAGACGTTCTGCGCCGGGTTGGTCACCTTCAGCGGGCAGCTCACCGACCAGACGACCCAGGTTCCGGTCGACGCCCGGTGGAGCTGGAGCCCGTCGGAGAGGCCCGGGCCCATCGCGAACGCGACCGTGCCGGCGGGCTCGGCCGTGAACGTCTGGACCGGCCCGGCCACGTGGAGCGTGATCGAGCCCGTCGTGCCGATCGGCTGCTCCGGGAACTCTCCGCCGACCGATCCGGATGCCGGAGCCGCGCCCGAGACGGTGAACGACCCGCCGAGCGAGCCGCGGACCGCGTCGTAGCCGGAACTGCGCAGGAAGGCGCGCACGTTGCTCGGGATGACCTGTGTCGCGGCGGGCACTACCGTGAACGGCTGCCCGGGGTTGAGATCGGTGACGTCCAGCTGGGCGGTCAGCATCGTGGCTTGCGGTGTGAGGCCCGGGAAAGCGCAGGTGTAGGTCAGCGCGCCGGTCTGCACCGTCACCGTCGCCGCGGCTGCCGTTCCCGTCGCCACCCCCGTGACGAGCAACGCTGCTGCGAGCGCCGTTCCAATCCCCATCGTTCCCCCTCGACTCGGTTTACCTCGGTTTCGCGGCCGCCTTCGCCGCCGCAGCCGGTGAGCCCTGCTTGGGCGGAAGGGTGTCTTCCGGGCACTTGGTGTGGTCGGGCTCGGTGCACCCGTTCAGGTTGTAGGTGTCGATTTTGGCCTCGTTGCCCTCGCCCGAGCTCATGCCGGAGAGCAGCTTGGTCAGGTCCTGGCTGCCGGAGCCGCAGTCGCGGAATTCGGGCAGCGTGAAGTTCGGGTCCTTGATGTGGCCGGTGGTGAAGGGGTCGTAGTGACCGCTTACGTGGAGCGTGATCGACTTCGCCGTCACGCAGTCGGGGCCGACATCGACCGGGACGCCGTTGATCTTCACGCCGCTCACCCGGCCCATCACGTTCAGCTGGGTGCTCAGCCAGATCTCGTTGTCGTCGCCGGTGTACAGCCCGCCGCCGATTTCGATCATCTTGCTGTTGAGGTAGTCCTCCGGCAGGAACTCGACGGTCGCGGTCACCGGCACGAACCCGAACGCGAGGAACGTGGTGGTCGCCGGCTTGAACACCGCCGACCCGGAGACGCGGGACCCGCCGGTGTCGAGGTCCACCGAGAAGAACCCGTTGATCAGGAGGGCCGGGTCGGACACGACGGTCGCACCCAGCCTCTTGATGGTCGACTTCGTGAAGACGGTGATGAGGCCGAGCGGCACGGTGTATTCGTTCGCGGGTGGTGGCTCGTCTTCCAGCGCGGCTGCAGCACCGAGAGCGGCCTTTTGCTCGGGACCCGCCGTCGGCTGGACGAGGATCGTGCCCAGCGTCGCCTGCTGATCGGGGTCGAGGGTGCACGCGATCGGCGGCGCCGGCGGGGCGGCGGGCGTGGCCGGGGCGTCGGGGGCGGCGGCCGGGTCGGACGCCGGGACGGCGGTCAGCGTGAGCGACGGCGCGGTGACGTCGAAGGTGACCGAGCCGACGGTGTTGATCGCAATCTCCGGCACGTCACCGGTGGCCGTGAGGGTGACGTCGCCGGTTTCCGGCACGGGCGTCGGCGCCACGGTGAGGGGGACCGGGATCTTGTCCGAGCGTTCGCCCTGGTGCACGGCGAGGGCGAGTTGCACCGCGCCCTGCAGCGAACCGGAGGTGGCGCCGGCGGGCAGGAGCGACAGCGCGACATCGCGGGGGAGGCTCAACTGCACCGAGTACTTGCTGATCGTCGCCGAAGTGCCGCTCTTCGCCTGGCTGGGCAAGGTCGCCGAGGTTTCGACGGTGAGCTTGCGCGGGCCGAGCGGATCGGCGAAGGGGCAGGTCACCGAGACCGACGCCGTCGCCGTCTTCTCCGGCGGGGCAGCGGGGGCGGGGGCGGCCGAACCGACCCCGGTCAGTGCGCCGTTCGCCGCGGACAGCAGGCCGGCGGCCGCCAGCGCGGTCACCGTGACGGAGCGGGGCCGGACTCGACGGGGCATCGGTTTCCCTGGTGTTCGGAAGCGGAGACGGAGGATCCCGGTGCGGGCCCGGCGAGGGGCCCGCACCGGGAAACCCGGTCAGGAGACGGTGATGCTCGGGCTGAACGCGACGTTCTGCGCCGGGTTGGTGACCTTCAGGGTGCAGCTCATCGTCCACGGCGTCCAGGTGTTGTTCGACTTCTTGTGGAACTCGAGGCTCGCCGTGACCGTGTTGCCCATCGACAGGGTGTCGGTGCCCGCCTCCGCCGGAGCGGTGTAGGTCGGAACGCTGGAGGTCTCGACCTGCGAGATGTTCACCGTGATCGGGCCGCCGGCCGGGTAGATGGTCTCCGGGATGTTCAGCCCGGTGGCCGCCGGCTGCGACAGGGTGCCCGATGCCGCCGTCACCGGCACCGTGGCGGTGCCGCGGATGCCGTCGTAGCCGACCGCGGTGAGCAGCGCGTGGACACCGGCGCTGATCGTCGCGGCGCCGCCCACGTTGGCCGGGGTGAGGGTGCCGCCGGCCGCGACGGAGTCCTCGGCGTCCAGGTGCGACGTGACGAGGACCGGCTGCGGCGAGACGCCGGGGAAGGTGCAGGTGTAGGTCAGCGGCGTGGTGCCACCGGCGGTGTAGGTGACCGTGGCGGCGGCCGCGGTGCCCGCGGTCAGCACCGCGATGGCGCCGACGGCGGTAGCGGTGGTCGCGATTCCGGCGGACAGCCTGCTGAGTCGGGACATACCCATCTCCTTTGATTCAGTACAGTCTCGGCTTTGGCTGATCGATTGCTCGCCGTCGCTGTGCTCCCATCACGTTCGCCCGCCCCCATTGCCCCGAGCGGCAGGACGTGAATTCACCGACGTGCGAGGTGGAGGTTCATCTGCCGGAAACGAGGCTACTCGTGAGTTCATTACGGAACAAGACTTTGTGGCATCGGTAGTCCGCCGCGCCGGGGTGGTCCGGTTTTCTTGTCCGGGCGCGAGCAGGCTCGGCGGGAGGTTCTATCGGATTTTGACAAAGAACCACCGCGGTGTCGAAGGGTGACTGGAACGGTCTACCATTCACGATCTTGCCGAAGCAATCTGAGATAACGAAACGGGAGAAAGGAGGCTACCGTGCCACTTACTTCACGTTGTGAACGGGTATCGCTCAGGGGAGCCGTATTGACGGTCTCGGCGGCGATGGCCCTGTCACTCTGTGCGTCGCCGGCGTCCGCGGCCACCGTGGGCGGGGTGATCGGCTGGGGGAAGCCGGACTTCGGCGTCACTGTTCCCCCGGCGGCGGCGCTGACCGGGGTCACCGCCGTGTCGGCGGGTACCACGACCGTGCTCGCGTTGAAGGGCGGGGTGGTCCTCGCGTGGGGCGCGAACAACTGGGGCGCCAACGAAGTGCCCGCCGCGGCACTGTCCGGGGTCGGCCAGATCGCGTCGGGCTGGGGGCACGAGCTCGCGCTCAAGAATGGCACGGTTCTGGCCTGGGGCAACGATTGGTACGGCCAGACCGACCTGCCCGCATCGGTGACCGGTGGTGTCACGGCGATCTCGACGTCCTACATGCACAGCCTGGCCCTCAAGCAGAGCGGTCAGGTGGTGAGCTGGGGCAGCCGGACCGACGTGCCGGCGGCCGCGCAGTCCGGCGTGACCGCGATCGCCGCCGGTGGCGACCACAACGTGGTGATCAAGAACGGCGGCGTGCTGGCGTGGGGCAGCAACGTCTACGGGCAGACGACCGTGCCGACGGCCCTGTCGTCGGGGGTCACCGCGGTGTCCGCCGGGTTCCAGCACAGCATCGCCTTGAAGGACGGCCGCGTCTACGCGTGGGGCCGCAACAACTACGGTCAGGCGACCGTCCCCGATGCGGCCTTGTCGGACATCGTGGGCATCGATGCCGGGGCCAACCACAACCTGGCCTTCAAGTCCAATGGCGACATCATCGCGTGGGGTTCGAACGTCGTCGGCGAGACCCTCCCGGATCCGCCCCCG is from Amycolatopsis mediterranei and encodes:
- a CDS encoding pyruvate carboxylase, whose protein sequence is MFRKVLVANRGEIAIRAFRAGYELGAGTVAVFPHEDRNSLHRLKADEAYEIGEPGHPVRAYLSVDEIVAAAKKAGADAVYPGYGFLSENPDLARACEEAGITFVGPSADILELTGNKARAVKAAREAGVPVLGSSEPSSDVDALVAAAEDLGFPVFVKAVAGGGGRGMRRVEDPAVLRESIEAAAREAESAFGDPTVFLEKAVVEPRHIEVQILADGAGNIIHLYERDCSVQRRHQKVVELAPAPNLDPELRDRICADAVKFAKQIGYRNAGTVEFLLDKQGNHVFIEMNPRIQVEHTVTEEVTDVDLVQSQLRIASGETLDDLGLSQDKIYLRGAALQCRITTEDPANGFRPDTGMISAYRSPGGSGIRLDGGTAFSGTEISAHFDSLLVKLTCRGRDFKTAVGRARRAVAEFRIRGVATNIPFLQAVLDDPDFRAGRVTTSFIEERPHLLTARTSADRGTKLLTYLADQTVNKPHGERPKTPDATLKLPKLPKDAEPAPGSKQKLAELGPAGFAEWLRKSPHIGVTDTTFRDAHQSLLATRVRTKDLLAVAPVVANTLPQLLSLECWGGATYDVALRFLAEDPWERLAALREAVPNICLQMLLRGRNTVGYTPYPTEVTNAFVEEATKTGIDIFRIFDALNDVEQMRPAIEAVRETGSAVAEVALCYTSDLSDPAEKLYTLDYYLKLAEQIVGAGAHVLAIKDMAGLLRAPAATKLVTALRKEFDLPVHIHTHDTAGGQLATYLAAINAGADAVDGAVSSMAGTTSQPSLSSIVAATDHSARTTGLDLRAIGDLEPYWESVRKIYGPFEAGLASPTGRVYDHEIPGGQLSNLRTQAIALGLGDRFEDIEAMYAAADKILGHLVKVTPSSKVVGDLALHLVGAGVSPADFEAEPNKFDIPDSVIGFLRGELGDPPGGWPEPFRTKALEGRAAAKPVAELSEEDRTALSEHPRRTLNRLLFPGPTKEFEAHREAYGDTSVLPSKDFFYGLRPGEEYPVDLEPGVRLLIELEAIGEADERGVRTVMSTLNGQLRPIQIRDRSIASDIPATEKAEKGNPKQIAAPFAGVVTLQVAEGDTVEAGATVATIEAMKMEASITAPAGGKVARRAITAVQQVEGGDLLLVLE
- a CDS encoding arginase family protein, coding for MLINAVPQRQGAVGPRAAELPDGCVALSELAGHVLGRPVHHVRQTRSVSEVDRGIAARAVLTGANRAAQLAALEAPGGPVLTIGGDCGVELVPIGVARFRHGPGLGVAWFDAHPDLNTADSSPSGAFHGMVLRSLFGEGDPEFAADPALTPGNVFLAGTRAFDPEERAAVARGLVVTSVEALTAVEKLYVHVDLDVLDPGEFAGLNYPEPDGWTIARLVSELDALARFEVVGAGITECVGTPREVEVLEPVLAAIGRLLG
- a CDS encoding GntR family transcriptional regulator, encoding MKIVVDTENGVAPWRQVHDQVIRAVTTGVLPEGARLPPIRQLARDLGLASGTVARAYRELETAGWVATARARGTVVTVPSGRPDRAALLAAAAAEFAAQAQDLGADEAAAVAAIRAAYEPERSR
- a CDS encoding PucR family transcriptional regulator, which translates into the protein MSVERGFDHAAPPPPAALPRKLADILRPELASLAAEIVEEIRATIPAYARPLDGPYGKSIRAGVEYAITLFVAQIADPTVSKEQSHEVHHRLGQNEMREGRSLDTLQSAYRVGARVSWRRIMRVGRRSGLSSAVMSQLADAMLAFMDELASVALDGYLEAKARTAGALDTWRRKLLHLILETPPASPKAIAELAQLIGWPVPSDATPVAICPASGVAPARRHAGLDADVLAELDTPDPKLVVPGELSSARLAALQVALPDCRLSIGPCVPLASVADSLRWARNALQLAERGVLAARPVLRAEEHLATLLVNSDTGLVGTLRHRLFAPLAEMTGKQQERLLETLRAWLDSQGNVVEIAERLGVHPQTVRYRMRQLQATFGESLRDPAARFEMELALRAGAAPMPLRYPVSELLPSPRSGGSRPQWTSQ
- a CDS encoding DUF6801 domain-containing protein, with the translated sequence MILRVLTTVSCAAAMAVPMAGPASAATVTYQTGPVINACDLLPGVTPQPGTMTTRFDAPDSVASGTTVTPAGVGGGVRFEAGPHAILTAYGYDGFRGHVDLGLSATGATLSGPSATGLTVPEQIYPAGGAFEIQFEQGPGAVVPSLTAGPPGTATVKVTTTATFTLEVHKKSTGVWNPWTMTCNIRVTNPPQNPEFSPSIPVT
- a CDS encoding DUF6801 domain-containing protein, whose product is MGIGTALAAALLVTGVATGTAAAATVTVQTGALTYTCAFPGLTPQATMLTAQLDVTDLNPGQPFTVVPAATQVIPSNVRAFLRSSGYDAVRGSLGGSFTVSGAAPASGSVGGEFPEQPIGTTGSITLHVAGPVQTFTAEPAGTVAFAMGPGLSDGLQLHRASTGTWVVWSVSCPLKVTNPAQNVSFQPAIVIG
- a CDS encoding DUF6801 domain-containing protein, whose product is MPRRVRPRSVTVTALAAAGLLSAANGALTGVGSAAPAPAAPPEKTATASVSVTCPFADPLGPRKLTVETSATLPSQAKSGTSATISKYSVQLSLPRDVALSLLPAGATSGSLQGAVQLALAVHQGERSDKIPVPLTVAPTPVPETGDVTLTATGDVPEIAINTVGSVTFDVTAPSLTLTAVPASDPAAAPDAPATPAAPPAPPIACTLDPDQQATLGTILVQPTAGPEQKAALGAAAALEDEPPPANEYTVPLGLITVFTKSTIKRLGATVVSDPALLINGFFSVDLDTGGSRVSGSAVFKPATTTFLAFGFVPVTATVEFLPEDYLNSKMIEIGGGLYTGDDNEIWLSTQLNVMGRVSGVKINGVPVDVGPDCVTAKSITLHVSGHYDPFTTGHIKDPNFTLPEFRDCGSGSQDLTKLLSGMSSGEGNEAKIDTYNLNGCTEPDHTKCPEDTLPPKQGSPAAAAKAAAKPR